In the genome of Dickeya fangzhongdai, one region contains:
- the mioC gene encoding FMN-binding protein MioC: MADITLISGSTLGSAEYVSEHLESLLQQNDFTTTLLHGPELDEVTPENLWLVVTSTHGAGDLPDNLQPFYDDLQTKRPDLSAVRYGAIGIGSSEYDTFCGAIVKVDQLLQELGARRIGEMLKIDITQHDIPEDPAEAWLGSWVNLLK, translated from the coding sequence ATGGCAGACATTACCCTCATCAGCGGCAGCACCCTCGGCAGCGCCGAGTACGTTTCCGAGCACCTGGAATCGCTGCTGCAACAAAACGATTTCACAACCACGCTGCTGCATGGTCCGGAACTGGATGAGGTCACGCCTGAAAATCTGTGGCTGGTGGTGACATCCACCCACGGCGCAGGCGATCTGCCGGACAACCTGCAGCCGTTTTATGACGATCTGCAAACGAAACGCCCCGATTTGTCCGCGGTCCGCTATGGCGCGATCGGGATCGGCAGCAGCGAGTACGACACTTTCTGCGGCGCGATCGTCAAAGTGGATCAATTGCTGCAGGAGCTGGGCGCTCGTCGGATCGGCGAAATGCTGAAGATCGACATTACCCAACACGACATTCCGGAAGATCCCGCGGAAGCCTGGCTGGGATCATGGGTAAATTTACTCAAATAA
- the mnmG gene encoding tRNA uridine-5-carboxymethylaminomethyl(34) synthesis enzyme MnmG, translated as MFYPDPFDVIVIGGGHAGTEAAMASARMGRQTLLLTHNIDTLGQMSCNPAIGGIGKGHLVKEIDAMGGLMARAIDRAGIQFRILNSSKGPAVRATRAQADRVLYRQAVRTALENQPNLTLFQQAVEDLIVENDRVVGAVTQMGLKFRAKAVVLTVGTFLDGKIHIGLDNYSGGRAGDPPSISLSHRLRELPLRVGRLKTGTPPRIDARTIDFSVLTPQHGDDPMPVFSFLGKASEHPAQMPCYITHTNERTHDVIRSNLDRSPMYAGVIEGIGPRYCPSIEDKVMRFADRNAHQIFLEPEGLTSNEIYPNGISTSLPFDVQWQIVRSMDGMENARIVRPGYAIEYDYFDPRDLKPTLESKFIHNLFFAGQINGTTGYEEAAAQGMLAGLNAARLAFDQEGWTPRRDQAYIGVLVDDLCTLGTKEPYRMFTSRAEYRLMLREDNADLRLTAMGRELGMVDDERWARFNEKLENIEKERQRLRDVLVHPQSEGVEQINSLLKSPLSREANGEELLRRPEMDYAQLTGLPMFAPALCDAEAAEQVEIQVKYEGYIARQQDEIEKQLRNENTLLPADLDYRQVTGLSNEVIAKLNDHKPGSIGQASRISGVTPAAISILLVWLKKQGMLRRSA; from the coding sequence ATGTTTTATCCGGATCCTTTTGACGTCATCGTGATCGGTGGCGGTCATGCGGGCACTGAAGCCGCTATGGCCTCAGCCCGAATGGGACGTCAAACCCTTTTACTGACGCACAACATAGATACGCTGGGCCAGATGTCCTGCAACCCGGCGATCGGCGGTATCGGGAAAGGTCATCTGGTAAAAGAGATCGATGCCATGGGCGGCCTGATGGCGCGCGCGATCGATCGCGCCGGTATTCAGTTTAGGATACTAAACTCCAGCAAAGGCCCGGCGGTACGCGCCACCCGCGCTCAGGCAGACCGGGTATTGTACCGTCAGGCGGTACGCACCGCGCTGGAGAACCAACCCAACTTGACGCTCTTCCAGCAGGCGGTGGAAGATCTGATTGTGGAAAACGATCGTGTCGTCGGCGCGGTTACCCAAATGGGGCTTAAATTCCGCGCCAAAGCCGTGGTGCTGACGGTTGGCACCTTCCTGGACGGCAAGATCCATATTGGCCTGGACAACTACAGCGGCGGGCGCGCCGGCGATCCGCCTTCCATTTCTCTGTCGCACCGTCTGCGCGAGTTGCCGTTACGCGTCGGCCGTCTGAAAACCGGTACGCCGCCGCGTATCGACGCTCGTACCATCGATTTCAGCGTTCTGACGCCGCAGCATGGCGACGATCCGATGCCGGTCTTCTCGTTTCTGGGCAAAGCCAGCGAACATCCGGCGCAGATGCCGTGCTACATCACCCACACCAATGAACGTACCCACGACGTGATCCGCAGCAATCTGGATCGCAGTCCGATGTATGCCGGGGTGATCGAAGGGATCGGCCCTCGCTATTGCCCGTCGATCGAAGACAAGGTGATGCGGTTTGCCGATCGTAATGCGCACCAGATTTTCCTGGAGCCGGAAGGGCTGACCAGTAACGAAATTTACCCGAACGGCATCTCCACCAGCCTGCCGTTCGATGTGCAGTGGCAAATCGTTCGCTCTATGGACGGCATGGAGAACGCGCGTATCGTTCGACCGGGTTACGCCATTGAGTATGATTATTTTGACCCGCGTGACCTGAAACCGACGCTGGAAAGCAAATTTATCCACAATCTGTTTTTCGCCGGGCAGATCAACGGCACTACCGGTTACGAAGAAGCCGCGGCGCAGGGGATGCTGGCGGGGTTGAACGCCGCTCGCCTGGCGTTTGATCAGGAAGGCTGGACGCCGCGCCGCGATCAGGCCTACATCGGTGTACTGGTGGATGATCTCTGTACACTGGGGACGAAAGAACCTTATCGCATGTTTACCTCCCGCGCCGAATACCGCCTGATGCTGCGCGAAGATAATGCCGATCTGCGCCTGACCGCGATGGGTCGCGAGCTGGGCATGGTGGATGACGAACGCTGGGCGCGTTTCAATGAGAAGCTGGAAAATATCGAGAAAGAACGCCAGCGTCTGCGCGATGTGCTGGTCCACCCGCAGTCTGAAGGCGTAGAGCAGATCAACAGCCTGCTGAAATCGCCGTTATCGCGCGAGGCCAATGGCGAAGAGCTGTTAAGACGCCCGGAAATGGATTACGCGCAACTGACCGGGTTACCGATGTTCGCGCCGGCGTTGTGTGATGCCGAGGCAGCCGAGCAGGTGGAGATTCAGGTCAAATACGAAGGCTATATCGCCCGCCAGCAGGATGAGATCGAAAAGCAGCTGCGCAACGAAAACACCTTGCTGCCGGCAGATCTGGATTATCGTCAGGTGACCGGCTTGTCAAACGAGGTGATCGCCAAACTTAACGATCACAAACCGGGATCGATTGGTCAGGCATCGCGTATTTCCGGCGTCACGCCCGCCGCCATCTCGATTCTGCTGGTCTGGCTGAAAAAACAGGGTATGCTGCGCCGCAGCGCCTGA
- the rsmG gene encoding 16S rRNA (guanine(527)-N(7))-methyltransferase RsmG, which yields MLDTLNSLLQRAGMALTDRQKDQLLQYVALLHKWNKAYNLTSVREPEQMLIRHIMDSLVVEPHLVGNRFIDVGTGPGLPGVPLAIARPDAHFVLLDSLGKRVRFLRQVQHELNLGNIEPVQSRVEDFPAEPPFDGVISRAFASLQDMVNWCHHLPSRPQGRFYALKGIVPHEEMGLLPQGVTVENVFPLSVPELEGERHLVVLKPN from the coding sequence GTGCTCGATACACTCAACAGCCTGCTGCAGCGCGCCGGAATGGCGCTGACCGACCGGCAGAAAGACCAGTTGCTTCAGTATGTAGCGTTACTCCACAAATGGAACAAGGCTTATAACCTGACATCGGTACGTGAACCGGAGCAGATGCTGATCCGCCATATCATGGACAGCCTGGTGGTTGAGCCGCATCTGGTCGGAAACCGTTTCATCGACGTCGGCACCGGCCCCGGCCTGCCCGGCGTGCCGCTGGCTATCGCCCGCCCGGATGCGCATTTTGTCCTGCTGGATAGCCTGGGAAAACGGGTTCGTTTCCTGCGTCAGGTTCAGCATGAGCTGAATCTGGGCAATATCGAACCCGTGCAGAGCCGGGTGGAGGATTTTCCGGCAGAACCGCCGTTTGACGGCGTTATTAGCCGGGCCTTCGCGTCGCTGCAGGATATGGTGAATTGGTGTCATCATTTGCCGTCGCGTCCGCAGGGGCGTTTTTATGCTCTGAAAGGCATTGTTCCGCATGAAGAGATGGGATTGCTGCCGCAGGGCGTGACGGTCGAGAACGTGTTTCCTCTGTCGGTTCCCGAACTGGAAGGGGAACGACATCTGGTGGTGCTTAAGCCCAACTGA
- the atpI gene encoding F0F1 ATP synthase subunit I, with protein sequence MSVSLYSGKIARLSLLLQLTVILVVSAVFCVGGVKAGVSALAGGLAAWLPNMVFILFAVRHQTDKPPEGRVAWSFAVGEALKMLFTIVLLVVALGVFHAAFFPLGLTYLVVLITQIVAPAVINRYRS encoded by the coding sequence ATGTCTGTATCCCTTTACAGTGGGAAAATAGCCCGATTGTCACTGTTGTTGCAGCTAACGGTGATTCTCGTTGTCAGCGCGGTGTTTTGCGTTGGCGGCGTTAAGGCGGGCGTTTCCGCACTGGCTGGGGGGTTGGCAGCCTGGCTGCCAAACATGGTGTTCATACTGTTTGCCGTGCGGCATCAGACGGACAAGCCACCGGAAGGTCGGGTAGCCTGGTCGTTTGCCGTTGGGGAAGCGCTGAAAATGCTCTTCACCATCGTGCTGTTGGTGGTGGCGTTGGGTGTGTTTCATGCGGCATTTTTTCCGCTTGGCCTGACGTACTTAGTGGTGCTGATCACGCAGATCGTGGCACCGGCTGTAATTAACCGTTACCGTAGTTAA
- the atpB gene encoding F0F1 ATP synthase subunit A produces MSASTPQEYIGHHLTHLQVGTGFWAINVDSMFFSVVLGVLFLAIFRKVAKTATSGVPGKLQTAVELVVGFVDGSVRDMFHGKSKLIAPLALTVFVWVFMMNLMDLLPIDLLPQIWAHIYSALGHDPAHAYLRVVPSADVNVTLSMALGVFILILFYSIKMKGVGGFVKELTMQPFNHPVFIPINLILEGVSLLSKPVSLGLRLFGNMYAGELIFILIAGLLPWWSQWILNVPWAIFHILIITLQAFIFMVLTVVYLSMASEEH; encoded by the coding sequence ATGTCTGCATCTACTCCGCAAGAGTATATCGGTCACCACCTGACCCATTTGCAGGTGGGCACGGGATTCTGGGCGATTAACGTCGACTCGATGTTTTTCTCCGTGGTGCTCGGCGTACTCTTTCTGGCGATCTTCCGCAAGGTTGCCAAGACCGCGACCAGCGGCGTTCCGGGTAAACTGCAAACGGCGGTCGAACTGGTGGTGGGATTTGTCGATGGCAGCGTGCGCGACATGTTCCATGGAAAAAGCAAGCTGATCGCACCGCTGGCGCTGACCGTTTTCGTCTGGGTTTTCATGATGAACCTGATGGATCTGTTGCCTATCGACTTGCTGCCGCAAATCTGGGCGCATATCTATAGCGCTCTTGGTCATGATCCTGCGCATGCTTACCTGCGTGTGGTGCCTTCCGCCGACGTGAACGTCACGCTGTCTATGGCGCTGGGCGTATTCATCCTGATTCTGTTCTACAGCATCAAAATGAAAGGCGTGGGCGGGTTCGTCAAAGAACTGACCATGCAACCGTTCAATCATCCTGTTTTTATTCCCATCAACTTGATTCTTGAAGGGGTCAGCCTGCTGTCCAAACCGGTTTCTCTCGGCTTGCGACTGTTTGGCAACATGTATGCGGGTGAGTTGATCTTCATCCTGATTGCCGGTCTGTTGCCGTGGTGGTCACAGTGGATTCTGAATGTGCCTTGGGCCATTTTCCACATTCTGATTATTACGCTGCAGGCTTTTATCTTCATGGTTCTGACAGTTGTTTATCTTTCGATGGCATCTGAAGAGCATTGA
- the atpE gene encoding F0F1 ATP synthase subunit C, whose amino-acid sequence MENLSMDLLYMAAAVMMGLAAIGAAIGIGILGGKFLEGAARQPDLIPLLRTQFFIVMGLVDAIPMIAVGLGLYVMFAVA is encoded by the coding sequence ATGGAAAACCTGAGTATGGATCTGCTGTACATGGCTGCCGCTGTGATGATGGGTCTGGCGGCAATCGGTGCTGCAATCGGTATCGGCATTCTGGGTGGTAAATTTTTGGAAGGTGCTGCCCGCCAGCCTGACCTGATCCCGCTGCTGCGTACACAGTTCTTTATCGTTATGGGTCTGGTGGATGCTATCCCGATGATCGCGGTAGGTCTGGGTCTGTACGTGATGTTCGCAGTGGCCTAA
- the atpF gene encoding F0F1 ATP synthase subunit B: MNLNATILGQAIAFVLFVWFCMKYVWPPIMAAIEKRQKEIADGLASAERAKKDLNLAQANATDQLKKAKAEAQVIIEQASKQRAQILDEAKAEAEAERNKIVAQAQAEIEAERKRAREELRKQVAILAIAGAEKIIERSVDEAANSDIVDKLVAEL, encoded by the coding sequence GTGAATCTTAACGCAACAATCCTCGGCCAGGCCATTGCGTTCGTCCTGTTTGTCTGGTTCTGCATGAAGTATGTATGGCCGCCGATTATGGCTGCCATTGAAAAGCGTCAGAAAGAAATTGCTGACGGTCTTGCTTCTGCCGAACGTGCCAAAAAAGATCTGAACTTAGCGCAGGCCAATGCGACCGACCAACTGAAGAAAGCCAAAGCGGAAGCTCAGGTGATCATCGAGCAGGCAAGCAAACAGCGTGCTCAGATTCTGGACGAAGCCAAAGCGGAAGCGGAAGCGGAACGCAACAAAATCGTGGCGCAGGCGCAGGCTGAAATCGAAGCCGAACGCAAACGTGCCCGTGAAGAGTTGCGTAAGCAGGTTGCCATTCTGGCGATTGCCGGTGCCGAGAAAATTATTGAACGTTCCGTGGATGAAGCTGCCAACAGCGACATCGTTGATAAACTGGTCGCTGAACTGTAA
- the atpH gene encoding F0F1 ATP synthase subunit delta, whose protein sequence is MSEFVTVARPYAKAAFDFAVENQALDRWQQMLAFAAEVARNEHIAGMLAGAIAPQTMAQTFITVCGDQLDEAGQNLIRVMAENGRLPVLPEVLEQFVQLRAELESTVDVEVISAATLSEQQLSGITAAMEQRLSRKVKLNCKIDKSVMAGVVIRAGDMVIDGSIRGRLERLADVLQS, encoded by the coding sequence ATGTCTGAATTTGTCACGGTAGCTCGCCCCTACGCCAAAGCAGCTTTTGACTTTGCCGTTGAGAACCAGGCGCTTGATCGCTGGCAGCAGATGCTGGCATTTGCCGCCGAGGTTGCGCGTAATGAACATATTGCCGGGATGCTTGCCGGGGCCATCGCTCCCCAGACCATGGCGCAAACGTTCATTACCGTGTGTGGTGATCAACTGGATGAAGCGGGCCAGAACCTGATCCGGGTTATGGCTGAAAACGGACGTTTGCCGGTGCTGCCTGAAGTGCTGGAACAGTTTGTTCAATTGCGCGCGGAGCTGGAATCGACCGTGGATGTCGAGGTGATTTCCGCCGCCACGTTGAGCGAGCAGCAGTTATCCGGGATAACCGCTGCGATGGAACAACGTCTGTCACGTAAAGTGAAGCTGAATTGCAAAATTGATAAGTCTGTTATGGCCGGCGTGGTGATCCGCGCGGGCGATATGGTGATAGACGGCAGTATTCGCGGTCGTCTGGAACGTCTGGCAGACGTCTTGCAGTCTTAA